The following proteins are co-located in the bacterium genome:
- a CDS encoding TatD family hydrolase produces MRLIETHAHLDATPLADDLDGVLARAREAGVSDIVAPAYDPESWDAVAALAAAHPGVHPALGLHPWVADRALDIDDLRARLLACGAVAVGEIGLDAKIDDPGMDRQVAALRPQLRLARELGLPVILHDRGAAEHLVPLLREVYGDAPVRGVVHAFSRGPELARRYLDLGLHLGFGGAVTRPDARARRAAATAPPERIVLETDAPSIGLQDVPAGACEPRHVREVCLALAGLRGLTAEAAAALTTENARDLFGLP; encoded by the coding sequence CGCCGCTGGCCGACGATCTCGACGGCGTGCTGGCGCGCGCCCGCGAGGCGGGCGTGAGCGACATCGTGGCGCCGGCGTACGATCCGGAATCCTGGGACGCGGTGGCGGCGCTCGCCGCGGCGCACCCCGGCGTGCACCCGGCGCTGGGGCTGCACCCGTGGGTCGCGGACCGCGCCCTGGACATCGACGACCTGCGCGCGCGCCTGCTCGCCTGCGGGGCGGTCGCCGTCGGCGAGATCGGGCTCGATGCGAAGATCGACGACCCGGGGATGGACCGTCAGGTCGCGGCCCTGCGCCCGCAGCTGCGGCTGGCGCGCGAGCTGGGCCTGCCGGTGATCCTGCACGACCGCGGCGCCGCCGAGCACCTGGTGCCGCTGCTGCGCGAGGTCTACGGGGACGCGCCGGTGCGCGGCGTCGTGCACGCCTTCTCGCGCGGGCCGGAACTGGCCCGCCGCTACCTGGACCTCGGCCTGCACCTGGGGTTCGGCGGCGCGGTCACGCGTCCGGACGCGCGGGCGCGGCGCGCCGCGGCGACGGCGCCGCCGGAACGCATCGTGCTGGAGACCGACGCCCCGTCCATCGGGCTGCAGGACGTGCCCGCCGGCGCCTGCGAGCCGCGGCACGTGCGCGAGGTCTGCCTCGCCCTGGCCGGACTGCGCGGCCTGACGGCGGAAGCCGCCGCCGCGCTCACCACGGAGAATGCCCGTGACCTCTTCGGACTGCCCTGA